One stretch of Chryseobacterium indologenes DNA includes these proteins:
- a CDS encoding S46 family peptidase: protein MKRLFLLFTFLLSFAQMRADEGMWLLMLIKRLNGVDMQKEGLHLTPEEIYSVNNSSLKDAIVSFGGFCTGEIVSDKGLLFTNHHCGYGAVAAASTPEKDYLKNGFWAMKQKDEFNAKDLYVRFLVRMDDATQRITSKLNNNMTGAERKAVIDAETKAIQTENSENGKYTVVVKDFFNGNEFYYFVYQDYKDVRLVGAPPSSLGKFGGDTDNWEWPRHTADFTVFRVYADAAGNPAEYSPSNVPMKPKHFLPVSLKGIKPGDFSMILGYPGRTNRYLTSYGIQQMVNKDYPAWVEASKTAMDVMKKYMDKDKATQLNYASQYASVANYWKNRQGTIDAVEKNGTILDKKKIEETFKAWSAMPGNTMYDGVLEDIGIYYKQVSDRNVERNYASQFSRNAKYISLALQVGSALKAYAAQDMQGRLAMKAKTEAAIKAAYENFSPSLEGEMLAAMTSLYQARVKNSDVASATILGLDAKTVSNLAYSSIFANKTSATNFLLNPDALKLDADPLWKAANGIVADQKMSTERFVKIDDNFAKNSRLFLAGLVKAMPEKKFYPDANSTMRLTYGTVDKLPIREDRNYFGVTDNYYTDMSGLVGKYKKGDEEFDLPQRVIDLYNLKDFGQYADAKGYMPVNFLSNNDITGGNSGSPVIDGDGNLIGIAFDGNSEALSGDIVFEPEWQKTINVDVRFVLWTIDKFAGARRLVDELKLVRDANTPADTKTKNSGTTTMPKKTKKK from the coding sequence ATGAAAAGACTATTTCTACTATTCACTTTCTTACTGAGCTTTGCTCAGATGAGGGCGGATGAGGGGATGTGGCTGCTAATGCTCATCAAACGACTTAACGGTGTTGATATGCAAAAAGAAGGTCTACATCTTACGCCTGAAGAAATTTATTCAGTTAACAATTCCAGCTTAAAGGATGCTATCGTAAGTTTCGGTGGTTTCTGTACTGGCGAGATTGTTTCTGATAAAGGACTTTTATTCACCAACCACCACTGTGGGTACGGAGCTGTAGCAGCTGCTTCTACGCCGGAAAAAGATTATTTGAAAAACGGTTTCTGGGCAATGAAACAGAAAGACGAATTCAATGCAAAAGATCTTTATGTAAGATTTTTAGTGAGAATGGATGATGCTACTCAAAGAATCACATCCAAGCTAAACAACAATATGACCGGAGCAGAGAGAAAAGCTGTAATTGATGCTGAAACTAAAGCAATCCAAACAGAGAACTCTGAAAATGGTAAATATACTGTAGTGGTAAAAGATTTCTTCAACGGAAACGAATTCTACTATTTTGTGTATCAAGATTATAAAGATGTTAGATTAGTAGGTGCACCCCCTTCATCATTAGGAAAATTCGGTGGTGATACTGATAACTGGGAATGGCCAAGACACACTGCTGACTTCACTGTTTTCAGAGTGTATGCTGATGCTGCAGGAAATCCTGCGGAATATTCTCCAAGCAACGTTCCAATGAAACCTAAGCATTTCTTACCGGTTTCTCTTAAAGGAATTAAGCCGGGAGATTTCTCTATGATCCTTGGATATCCAGGAAGAACAAACCGTTACCTTACTTCTTACGGTATTCAGCAGATGGTAAACAAAGACTATCCGGCTTGGGTTGAAGCTTCTAAAACAGCAATGGATGTAATGAAGAAGTACATGGATAAAGATAAAGCTACTCAGCTTAACTATGCTTCTCAATATGCTTCTGTAGCGAACTACTGGAAAAATAGACAGGGAACAATTGATGCAGTAGAGAAAAACGGGACTATTTTAGATAAGAAAAAAATAGAAGAGACTTTCAAAGCATGGTCTGCAATGCCAGGTAACACCATGTATGATGGTGTTTTAGAAGATATCGGCATTTATTATAAACAAGTTTCTGACAGAAATGTTGAAAGAAACTATGCGTCTCAGTTCTCAAGAAATGCTAAGTATATTTCTCTTGCTTTACAGGTAGGTTCTGCTTTAAAAGCTTATGCTGCTCAGGATATGCAGGGAAGATTAGCTATGAAAGCTAAGACTGAAGCTGCAATTAAAGCGGCTTATGAAAACTTCAGTCCTTCTTTAGAGGGTGAAATGCTTGCTGCTATGACAAGCCTTTACCAGGCAAGAGTAAAAAATAGTGATGTAGCTTCTGCTACTATCCTTGGATTAGATGCAAAAACAGTTTCTAACCTTGCTTATTCTTCTATTTTTGCCAACAAAACTTCTGCAACAAACTTCTTATTAAATCCAGATGCATTAAAACTTGATGCTGATCCACTTTGGAAAGCAGCAAACGGTATTGTTGCAGATCAGAAAATGAGTACAGAAAGATTTGTTAAAATAGATGATAACTTTGCAAAAAACAGCCGTCTGTTCTTAGCAGGCTTAGTAAAAGCGATGCCTGAGAAGAAATTCTACCCAGATGCTAACTCTACAATGAGATTAACTTACGGAACTGTAGATAAACTTCCTATCAGAGAAGACAGAAACTACTTCGGTGTTACTGATAACTATTATACAGATATGTCTGGTCTTGTTGGAAAATACAAGAAAGGGGATGAAGAATTCGATTTACCTCAAAGAGTAATTGATCTTTACAACCTTAAAGATTTCGGACAGTATGCTGATGCAAAAGGTTATATGCCTGTAAACTTCCTTTCTAACAATGATATTACTGGTGGTAACTCTGGTTCTCCGGTAATTGATGGAGATGGAAACCTTATCGGTATTGCATTTGAC
- a CDS encoding META domain-containing protein: MKKILLSLFAILFLGLVFNCSSVPDKNPSIQRQWMLVSFDGFSKDQLVAHKAEISLTGKMEKGKIQGSAYMGCNRLSFTSEFKNDGTLKISQGVSTMKACQDMALESSFQKKFETMTKYSVEGHFLTLSDNQGNIMKFVAADWD, from the coding sequence ATGAAAAAAATATTATTATCCCTTTTTGCCATTTTATTCTTAGGACTTGTTTTCAATTGTTCTTCAGTACCGGATAAAAATCCCAGTATTCAAAGGCAATGGATGTTGGTATCTTTCGATGGGTTTTCTAAAGATCAGCTGGTAGCTCATAAAGCTGAAATTAGCCTTACCGGAAAGATGGAAAAAGGTAAAATTCAAGGGAGTGCTTACATGGGTTGTAACCGGTTGTCTTTTACTTCCGAATTTAAAAATGATGGAACACTGAAAATTTCTCAGGGAGTAAGCACGATGAAAGCCTGTCAGGATATGGCTCTGGAAAGTTCTTTTCAGAAGAAATTTGAAACCATGACAAAATATTCTGTAGAGGGACATTTTCTAACCTTGTCCGACAATCAGGGAAATATAATGAAATTTGTAGCTGCTGATTGGGATTAG
- a CDS encoding LytR/AlgR family response regulator transcription factor translates to MISHIRCMIIDDDELDRLVLQHYLKHYENIEIVASFDSAEKAIPYLDLPIDLLVTETNLKGMSGLEFRKLAHKIPACIFVSSHPELAACVFEINTLDFITKPLTAERFHYSMQRLLDFFKVKEKCECYDAILGHDCIKIKESGNIFQVRKTDILYLEALKDYTRIITLEKKHCILDSLGNLLHKSFFDSFVRIHRSYAVPKHLIRGKSYHEIELIHHIKLPIGRTYKNNLSFFEP, encoded by the coding sequence ATGATTTCCCATATTAGATGTATGATTATTGATGATGATGAACTGGACAGGCTGGTTCTTCAGCATTATCTTAAACACTATGAGAATATAGAGATTGTCGCTTCTTTTGATTCGGCTGAAAAAGCAATTCCCTATCTTGATCTTCCCATTGATCTTCTCGTCACAGAAACCAATTTAAAAGGTATGAGCGGCCTAGAGTTCCGCAAACTTGCCCATAAGATTCCTGCCTGCATTTTTGTGAGTTCTCATCCGGAACTTGCCGCCTGTGTTTTCGAGATCAATACCCTGGATTTTATCACCAAGCCTCTCACTGCAGAACGTTTTCATTATTCCATGCAAAGACTGCTTGATTTTTTCAAGGTTAAGGAAAAATGCGAATGCTATGATGCCATATTGGGGCATGATTGTATCAAAATAAAAGAAAGCGGAAATATTTTTCAGGTCAGAAAAACTGATATTCTCTATTTGGAGGCTCTCAAAGACTATACCCGAATCATCACTCTTGAAAAAAAACACTGTATTCTGGACTCATTGGGCAACCTTCTGCATAAAAGCTTTTTTGATTCTTTCGTGAGAATACATAGAAGCTATGCTGTTCCTAAACATCTCATCCGTGGAAAAAGCTATCATGAAATAGAACTTATCCATCATATCAAACTTCCAATCGGCAGGACCTATAAAAACAATCTGTCTTTCTTTGAACCTTAA
- the hflX gene encoding GTPase HflX, translating to MLEKKEHNYEKAVLVGIITQNQDEEKLVEYMDELEFLAFTAGATVQKRFTQKLTQPDSKTFIGSGKALEIKEYVKENEIGTVIFDDELSPSQLKNLEREMEVKILDRTNLILDIFAQRAQTSYARTQVELAQYQYLLPRLTRMWTHLERQKGGIGMRGPGETEIETDRRIIRDRITLLKDKLKTIDKQMATQRNNRGKVVRAALVGYTNVGKSTLMNSLSKSEVFAENKLFATLDTTVRKVVIGNLPFLLTDTVGFIRKLPTQLVESFKSTLDEVREADLLIHVVDISHESFEDHIASVNQILMDINAHQKPMIMVFNKIDDFSYEKKDEDDLTPSSKKNISLDEWKKTWMAKSKYPTVFISALTKENFPEMKKMIYDEVMKIHISRFPYNDFLFEYFDDEEEENNN from the coding sequence ATGTTAGAAAAAAAAGAACATAATTATGAGAAAGCGGTCTTGGTAGGGATTATTACTCAAAATCAAGATGAAGAAAAACTGGTGGAGTACATGGATGAACTTGAGTTTTTAGCTTTCACGGCTGGAGCAACCGTACAAAAACGCTTTACCCAAAAATTAACGCAGCCTGATTCCAAGACCTTTATCGGAAGTGGAAAAGCACTCGAAATAAAAGAATATGTAAAAGAAAACGAAATCGGAACCGTAATTTTTGACGATGAACTTTCTCCTTCACAGCTTAAAAATCTGGAAAGAGAAATGGAGGTTAAAATTTTGGACCGGACTAACCTTATCCTCGATATTTTTGCACAACGTGCACAAACCTCCTATGCAAGAACACAGGTTGAATTAGCTCAATATCAATACCTTTTGCCTCGATTAACTAGGATGTGGACTCACTTGGAACGTCAGAAAGGGGGGATTGGAATGAGAGGTCCCGGAGAAACGGAGATCGAGACTGACCGCCGTATCATTCGTGATAGAATTACTTTGTTAAAAGATAAATTAAAGACTATTGATAAGCAGATGGCAACTCAGCGTAATAATCGTGGAAAAGTCGTTCGTGCTGCTTTAGTGGGGTATACCAATGTTGGAAAGTCTACTTTGATGAATTCCCTTTCAAAATCTGAGGTTTTTGCAGAAAACAAGTTATTTGCAACTCTTGATACCACGGTAAGAAAAGTCGTGATCGGAAACCTGCCGTTCCTGCTTACCGATACTGTAGGGTTTATCAGAAAGCTGCCTACCCAGTTGGTGGAGTCATTTAAATCTACATTAGATGAGGTAAGAGAAGCAGATCTTCTAATCCATGTAGTTGACATTTCCCATGAAAGTTTTGAAGATCACATCGCTTCTGTTAATCAGATTTTAATGGACATCAATGCGCATCAGAAACCAATGATCATGGTATTCAATAAAATTGACGATTTCAGCTATGAAAAGAAGGATGAAGATGATTTAACACCCAGTTCAAAAAAGAATATTTCTCTGGATGAGTGGAAGAAGACATGGATGGCCAAATCCAAATATCCAACTGTTTTCATTTCTGCGTTAACGAAAGAAAACTTCCCGGAAATGAAAAAGATGATCTATGATGAGGTCATGAAAATTCATATCTCCAGATTCCCATACAACGATTTCCTTTTCGAATACTTTGATGACGAGGAGGAAGAAAATAATAATTAA
- a CDS encoding DUF4919 domain-containing protein translates to MKYHFFLLFILFSVFGFSQKSKVDFKAIEKSLKSSDSPYNYEKLLFKYKGYPKSLDSIEAQYLYYGRSFRDKISTSDEVFKSLAEAFKQNNFEECIKQGKVLYDKDPTNLDILLILLRAYDSLKDGNNFMHHLSQFRALADGIKSSGDGKSEKTAYLVNSVGDEYILLNILNIGNDYNRGSKPAKDGMFDIWEKGGQKIYIKVLYLDL, encoded by the coding sequence ATGAAATATCATTTTTTCCTTTTATTCATACTGTTTTCGGTTTTTGGTTTCAGTCAGAAATCAAAAGTGGATTTTAAAGCCATAGAAAAGAGTCTTAAAAGTTCTGATTCTCCGTATAATTACGAGAAACTTCTTTTTAAATATAAAGGATATCCGAAGTCTCTGGATAGTATAGAAGCACAGTATCTTTACTACGGACGTAGTTTTAGGGATAAAATAAGTACTTCAGACGAAGTTTTCAAAAGTTTGGCAGAAGCTTTTAAGCAAAACAATTTTGAAGAGTGTATCAAGCAGGGAAAAGTTTTGTATGATAAAGACCCTACCAATCTGGACATTCTTCTCATTTTGCTCCGGGCTTATGATTCTTTAAAAGATGGAAATAACTTTATGCATCACTTGAGCCAATTTCGTGCGTTGGCAGACGGAATCAAAAGTTCTGGAGACGGAAAGTCTGAGAAAACGGCTTACCTCGTAAATTCGGTGGGAGATGAGTACATTCTGCTGAATATTCTGAATATAGGAAATGATTATAACAGAGGATCAAAACCTGCCAAGGACGGGATGTTTGATATCTGGGAAAAAGGCGGTCAGAAAATATACATCAAGGTCCTTTATTTAGACTTATAA
- a CDS encoding cation:proton antiporter, with protein sequence MELYYSFSALIVLASIFAYLNYRFLKLPSTIGIMVIAIVVSIFLVMFGETVLPRTFGHLHNLMNSIDFTEVLMGAMLNFLLFAGGIHININDLKEQFRPVLIFSTVGVVISTFVVGFGMFYLLPYVGIKLPFIYCLVFGALISPTDPVAVLSVLKQANVSKSLETKVAGESLFNDGMAVVVFTVVLQLAVGKEVDLGVENIGLLLLHEAGGGLLLGVLLGWVTSRLMREVDDYIISVLVTLSVVMGGYLIARQMHISGPLTMVAAGLFMGNFNRNFKMKSVTQDYLIKFWELIDEILNAVLFLFIGFELLMIKDLKHFMIPGLLAIFVVLFARFISIWGPTKFTSLRRSFSPQTVKVLVWGGIRGGVSIALAMSIPKSEYSETILSITYCVVVFSIIVQGLTIAKVANPKQIVKEEEEQENNVVENKA encoded by the coding sequence GTGGAATTATATTATTCATTTTCAGCATTAATCGTATTAGCATCCATATTTGCCTATCTTAATTACAGATTTTTAAAACTTCCGAGTACCATTGGGATCATGGTGATTGCCATTGTGGTTTCCATTTTTCTGGTAATGTTTGGAGAAACTGTACTTCCAAGAACTTTTGGGCATCTTCATAATCTGATGAACAGCATCGATTTTACGGAAGTTCTAATGGGAGCGATGCTTAATTTCCTTCTTTTTGCAGGGGGAATTCATATTAACATTAATGATCTCAAAGAGCAGTTCAGACCTGTACTGATATTTTCCACAGTGGGAGTTGTGATTTCTACTTTTGTAGTAGGTTTTGGAATGTTTTATCTCCTTCCTTACGTGGGTATTAAGCTTCCGTTTATCTATTGTCTTGTTTTTGGCGCATTGATTTCTCCTACCGATCCGGTGGCTGTTCTGAGTGTTCTGAAACAGGCAAATGTTTCTAAATCACTGGAAACAAAGGTAGCTGGAGAATCTCTTTTTAATGACGGTATGGCGGTTGTCGTTTTTACTGTAGTGCTACAGCTTGCTGTTGGAAAAGAAGTGGATCTTGGTGTTGAAAATATTGGATTGCTGTTGCTTCATGAAGCTGGTGGAGGTCTTTTACTTGGTGTTTTGCTTGGTTGGGTAACTTCCAGATTAATGCGTGAAGTAGATGATTATATTATCTCCGTATTGGTAACACTTTCTGTGGTGATGGGAGGGTATCTTATTGCAAGACAAATGCATATTTCAGGTCCTTTAACGATGGTTGCAGCAGGATTATTTATGGGGAACTTTAACCGAAACTTCAAAATGAAATCTGTTACTCAGGATTATCTTATCAAATTCTGGGAATTAATTGACGAAATTCTGAACGCTGTACTGTTCTTGTTCATCGGATTTGAGCTTTTAATGATTAAAGACCTGAAACACTTTATGATTCCTGGCTTACTGGCTATTTTTGTAGTATTGTTTGCAAGATTTATTTCCATCTGGGGACCTACAAAGTTTACTTCGCTGAGAAGAAGCTTTAGTCCACAAACTGTAAAAGTTTTGGTTTGGGGAGGAATTCGTGGTGGTGTTTCCATTGCGTTGGCGATGTCTATTCCTAAAAGTGAATATAGTGAGACAATCTTAAGTATCACCTATTGTGTAGTAGTATTCTCCATCATTGTTCAGGGGCTTACCATTGCAAAAGTGGCAAACCCTAAACAGATTGTAAAAGAAGAGGAAGAGCAGGAAAATAATGTGGTAGAGAATAAAGCTTAG
- a CDS encoding DNA alkylation repair protein translates to MSAGIAKEIQEALAVLSIPEKAEFFPRFFKTGKGEYGEGDLFLGVKVPDQRTVAKEYYSKINLNELSKLLSSKYHEHRLTALFILISKFEKTKDTAAKDEIVAFYLQHLQYVNNWDLVDSSCYKILGRYAYENKKEHLLRDLSKAEQMWHKRIAVVGTMHYIKKGSFDLTKEFVTRNLKHSHDLMHKANGWLLREMGNKNEQELIGYLNEYYTQMPRTCLRYAIEKLDEDLRQDYLKGHIKKIK, encoded by the coding sequence ATGAGTGCTGGTATTGCAAAAGAAATACAGGAAGCTCTGGCAGTTTTATCCATTCCTGAAAAGGCCGAATTCTTTCCAAGGTTTTTCAAAACAGGAAAAGGAGAATATGGCGAAGGGGATTTGTTTCTGGGGGTAAAGGTTCCGGATCAGAGGACGGTTGCCAAAGAATATTACTCAAAAATCAATTTAAATGAACTCAGTAAGCTCCTCTCTTCAAAATATCATGAACATAGATTAACAGCTCTTTTTATTCTGATCTCAAAATTTGAAAAGACGAAAGATACAGCTGCAAAAGATGAAATTGTAGCATTTTATCTTCAACATCTTCAGTATGTCAATAATTGGGATTTGGTAGATTCAAGCTGCTATAAGATTCTCGGCAGATATGCGTATGAAAATAAGAAAGAACATCTGCTAAGAGACCTTTCGAAGGCGGAACAGATGTGGCATAAGAGAATTGCGGTGGTAGGAACCATGCATTATATTAAAAAAGGATCTTTTGACCTTACCAAAGAATTTGTAACCAGAAACCTGAAACATTCCCATGATCTGATGCATAAGGCTAATGGCTGGCTGTTGCGGGAAATGGGAAATAAAAATGAACAGGAACTTATTGGCTATCTGAATGAATACTATACACAAATGCCAAGGACCTGCTTGCGCTATGCGATAGAAAAGCTTGACGAAGATCTGAGGCAGGATTATTTAAAAGGCCATATTAAAAAGATAAAGTAG
- a CDS encoding DUF6122 family protein — MTPSEIALLKTCTHYFLHFVFPVFIALIFYPKNWKKAYLILLATMLVDLDHLFANPIFDPSRESIGFHFLHSYYAIAVYFLMLFFKGNIRIVAIGLLFHMLTDYQDFNFWPH; from the coding sequence ATGACTCCGTCAGAAATTGCTTTACTCAAAACCTGTACACATTATTTTTTGCATTTTGTGTTTCCCGTATTTATAGCATTGATTTTTTATCCTAAAAATTGGAAGAAAGCCTATCTTATATTATTAGCGACGATGCTGGTAGATCTGGACCATCTTTTTGCCAATCCTATTTTTGATCCATCACGAGAAAGCATTGGTTTTCATTTTTTACATTCTTATTATGCCATTGCGGTGTATTTTTTGATGTTGTTTTTTAAAGGAAATATAAGAATTGTCGCCATTGGATTATTGTTTCACATGTTGACGGATTATCAGGACTTTAACTTCTGGCCTCATTAA
- a CDS encoding calcium:proton antiporter, translating into MSPKEFLHYTYIFPVLAVGYYFSGLMGSGVIYDIIAGILLIGSVLSAVHHAEMVAHKVGEPFGTIILALCITIIEVALIISLMVAGGDQAITLARDTVFAAVMLILNGILGICILVGGVKYHEQFFARTSATTYLVSTVSILILTLVLPNFTSSVNGPFYNQAQLIFVSIACLVIYGVFLMVQTVRHRSYFIVPDEHPEEHYIPTLTKTLISFAFLVICLVIVVLMAKGLSNTIEGMVQSVGAPKSLVGVIIAAVVLLPEGVAAIRAARANQIQSSLNLALGSALASIGLTIPAVSVVCIMYDIPLVLGLDKKDIILLSLSVFIVMLSLSRGKTNILYGTVLLVNLAAYIFTVIVP; encoded by the coding sequence ATGAGCCCAAAAGAATTTTTACACTACACTTATATTTTCCCTGTCCTTGCGGTAGGTTACTACTTCTCAGGACTAATGGGAAGCGGTGTTATTTATGATATTATCGCTGGTATTTTGCTTATTGGAAGTGTTTTATCGGCGGTTCACCATGCCGAAATGGTAGCTCATAAAGTAGGCGAACCTTTCGGTACAATTATCCTTGCCCTTTGTATCACCATTATTGAAGTAGCGCTAATCATCTCACTGATGGTTGCCGGCGGAGATCAGGCGATCACGCTGGCCAGAGATACCGTTTTTGCTGCCGTAATGCTGATTCTAAACGGAATTTTAGGAATCTGTATTCTGGTAGGAGGTGTTAAATACCATGAACAGTTCTTTGCAAGAACCTCTGCAACTACCTATTTGGTGAGTACTGTTTCAATCCTTATCCTTACGCTCGTTCTCCCTAATTTTACATCCAGTGTCAATGGACCCTTCTATAATCAGGCACAACTTATTTTTGTATCTATTGCTTGTCTTGTTATATACGGTGTATTTTTGATGGTACAAACCGTGAGACACAGAAGTTATTTTATTGTCCCTGATGAACATCCTGAAGAACATTATATTCCTACGTTAACGAAGACACTGATAAGCTTCGCATTTTTAGTTATTTGTCTGGTAATTGTTGTTTTGATGGCAAAAGGACTTTCTAATACCATTGAAGGGATGGTACAGAGCGTAGGAGCTCCAAAATCTTTGGTTGGGGTCATCATTGCTGCGGTCGTATTACTTCCTGAGGGGGTTGCAGCGATCCGTGCTGCAAGAGCCAATCAGATCCAATCGAGCTTAAATCTTGCTTTAGGTTCAGCATTGGCAAGTATTGGGCTTACCATTCCTGCTGTTTCTGTGGTATGTATCATGTATGATATTCCATTAGTACTTGGGCTGGATAAGAAAGATATTATTCTTCTGTCTCTATCCGTCTTTATCGTGATGCTTTCATTAAGCCGTGGAAAAACAAATATCTTATACGGAACGGTATTATTGGTGAATCTGGCTGCGTATATATTTACAGTAATTGTTCCTTAA
- a CDS encoding group III truncated hemoglobin: MKKLESREDIEHLVNSFYAKVVKDETISFFFNDIAKVNWDKHLPKMYSFWESILFGQMSYKGNPMGVHFPINEIQAMEQKHFDKWLELWRTTIEENFVGENADMAIYKSENIAKLMAFKMDLARRL; this comes from the coding sequence ATGAAAAAGCTTGAATCAAGAGAGGACATTGAACACCTGGTTAATTCATTTTATGCCAAAGTAGTAAAGGATGAAACGATTAGTTTCTTTTTCAATGATATTGCTAAAGTAAATTGGGATAAACACCTTCCAAAGATGTATTCGTTTTGGGAGTCTATCCTTTTTGGGCAAATGAGCTACAAGGGGAATCCTATGGGTGTCCATTTCCCGATTAATGAAATACAGGCTATGGAACAAAAACACTTCGACAAATGGCTTGAGCTATGGAGAACGACCATTGAGGAGAATTTTGTAGGTGAAAATGCTGATATGGCCATCTACAAATCTGAGAATATTGCCAAACTGATGGCCTTTAAAATGGACTTAGCAAGAAGGCTTTAG
- a CDS encoding ion channel, whose protein sequence is MTRGFRKKIRQKNTENSGFGNNASGRFINKDGLPNVKRTGVNVFNRLSWYHTMLNLSSFRFISYLVVAYILINLVFAMIYYLIGVEHLTGIDKSDPLNEFIDVFFFSSQTFTTVGYGRIAPVGFLASLVATFEAFLGLLTFAIATGLFYGRFSRPRAYLRFSDIAVIAPFEESSALMFRLAPYKNNALTDADVIVSTAIEVIENNVPKSNFYRLETHLSKINTLALNWTVVHKINENSPFYGFSEDDFKNTDIEIIVQVRAFDEVFSNTVVQRSSYVTGEIVYGAKFVTMYYPDKKNLATILDLDKINEYQKADLPVQGGNKE, encoded by the coding sequence ATGACAAGAGGATTCAGAAAAAAAATCCGCCAGAAAAATACGGAGAACAGTGGCTTTGGAAACAATGCCTCAGGAAGGTTCATCAATAAAGACGGGCTTCCAAATGTGAAGAGAACAGGAGTGAATGTTTTCAACCGCCTGAGCTGGTATCATACTATGCTGAATCTGTCTTCATTTCGATTTATTTCATATCTCGTTGTTGCCTATATTCTGATAAATCTTGTATTTGCAATGATTTATTATCTGATCGGAGTAGAGCATCTTACAGGAATCGATAAGAGTGATCCCTTGAATGAATTTATTGATGTCTTTTTCTTTAGTTCACAGACCTTTACTACAGTTGGATATGGACGAATTGCTCCCGTAGGCTTCTTGGCTAGTTTAGTGGCTACTTTTGAAGCTTTTCTGGGATTGCTTACCTTTGCCATTGCAACAGGACTTTTCTACGGAAGATTTTCAAGACCACGGGCTTATTTAAGGTTTTCTGATATTGCCGTGATTGCACCTTTTGAAGAAAGTTCAGCGCTCATGTTTAGATTAGCACCATATAAAAATAATGCGCTGACTGATGCTGATGTAATTGTGTCTACAGCGATTGAAGTGATTGAAAACAATGTTCCCAAGAGTAATTTTTACCGACTGGAAACACACTTGAGTAAAATCAATACACTGGCTCTGAATTGGACTGTTGTTCATAAAATAAATGAAAATTCGCCGTTTTATGGTTTTTCTGAAGATGACTTTAAAAATACGGATATTGAAATCATTGTTCAGGTTAGAGCCTTTGATGAAGTGTTTTCAAATACAGTCGTTCAAAGATCTTCGTATGTGACAGGAGAGATTGTATATGGGGCAAAATTTGTAACCATGTATTATCCTGATAAAAAGAATCTTGCTACGATTTTAGATCTGGATAAGATTAATGAGTATCAAAAAGCAGACCTTCCGGTGCAGGGAGGAAATAAAGAATAA
- a CDS encoding YkgJ family cysteine cluster protein, which yields MNLDFYKKQALQKQKEHKKFLDGLKKKPPKNLDYIVQETHDEVFNEIDCLQCANCCKTTGPLYTEKDIERIAKHLRMKSADFEAKFLRVDEDNDKVLQNLPCFFLNSDNTCSIYEVRPKACREYPHTDRKKIYQINHLMLKNTVICPAAFQFVEKMMKNITK from the coding sequence ATGAATTTAGATTTTTATAAAAAGCAAGCTTTACAAAAGCAGAAAGAACATAAAAAATTTCTTGATGGGTTAAAGAAAAAACCACCTAAAAACCTCGATTATATAGTACAGGAAACCCATGATGAAGTTTTCAATGAAATAGACTGTTTACAGTGTGCCAACTGTTGTAAAACCACGGGTCCGTTATATACAGAAAAGGATATTGAACGTATTGCCAAGCATCTGCGCATGAAGTCAGCAGATTTTGAAGCTAAATTTTTAAGGGTAGATGAAGACAATGACAAGGTACTGCAGAATCTTCCTTGTTTTTTCCTGAATAGTGATAATACCTGTTCCATCTACGAAGTAAGGCCAAAAGCCTGCAGAGAATACCCTCATACAGATCGTAAAAAGATTTATCAGATCAATCATTTGATGTTGAAAAATACCGTTATTTGCCCGGCTGCTTTTCAGTTTGTAGAGAAAATGATGAAGAATATAACAAAGTAA